The Doryrhamphus excisus isolate RoL2022-K1 chromosome 18, RoL_Dexc_1.0, whole genome shotgun sequence genome contains a region encoding:
- the rem1 gene encoding GTP-binding protein REM 1 produces the protein MSLNIQRDKAVLRRRGSTPIRPTHLLQQPLCIREPHSPASSERCPQRRHPPLAQSASYHPGDKSLHYRVQWSSDSDDDSQSDSDYVYRVMLLGDNGVGKSSLARIFAGVTEKEEQPGEDTYQRTLTVDGKETTLIVMDTWGSDKLEEDGRTAQDDCLKVGSAYVIVYSVTDRSSFDAAAELRITLRRIRQAENLPIILVGNKSDLVRSREVAVEEGRACAVVFDCKFIETSASLQHNVTELFEGVVRQIRLRRNGADASQRKCSVPKRKESITQKARRFLDRLVARNNQRMALKVRSKSCHNLAVL, from the exons ATGAGTCTCAACATCCAAAGAGACAAGGCTGTCCTGCGGCGGCGAGGCAGCACGCCAATTCGTCCCACCCACCTCCTACAGCAGCCCCTGTGCATCCGAGAGCCCCACAGCCCCGCCAGCAGTGAGCGGTGCCCCCAGCGTAGGCATCCTCCACTGGCACAGTCCGCGTCCTACCACCCCGGAGACAAGTCTCTCCACTACCGAGTGCAATGGAGCTCAGACTCGGACGACGACTCGCAGAGCGATTCAGATTATGTTTACAGGGTGATGTTGCTAGGCGACAACGGGGTGGGGAAGAGCAGCCTGGCCAGGATCTTTGCGGGTGTCACGGAGAAAGAGGAACAACCTGGAG AGGACACGTACCAGCGAACGCTGACTGTAGACGGCAAGGAAACCACGCTCATCGTCATGGATACATGGGGCAGCGACAAGCTG GAGGAAGATGGCCGCACTGCTCAAGACGACTGCTTGAAGGTGGGAAGCGCTTATGTCATCGTCTACTCCGTCACCGACCGCTCCAGCTTTGACGCCGCCGCCGAGCTCCGCATCACGCTGCGACGTATCCGCCAGGCTGAGAACCTTCCCATCATCCTCGTTGGCAACAAGAGTGACCTGGTGCGCTCCAGGGAGGTGGCGGTGGAAG AGGGTCGAGCGTGTGCAGTGGTCTTTGATTGTAAGTTCATCGAGACATCAGCATCGCTGCAGCACAACGTAACCGAGCTCTTCGAGGGAGTGGTGCGCCAAATCCGCCTCCGTCGCAACGGCGCAGACGCCTCCCAACGCAAATGCTCTGTACCCAAGCGCAAGGAGAGCATCACCCAGAAGGCTCGCCGCTTCCTGGACCGCCTAGTGGCCCGCAATAATCAGCGCATGGCTTTAAAAGTACGCTCTAAGAGCTGCCACAATCTGGCCGTTCTCTGA
- the sec13 gene encoding protein SEC13 homolog — translation MCIMFLVSGGGLPLKLQAEAASLAGATSELPENPLISLNLIQKGLIWRVCGQCAVMVSVINTVDTSHEDMIHDAQMDYYGTRLATCSSDRTLKIFDVRNGGQILVADLRGHEGPVWQVAWAHPMFGNILASCSYDRKVIVWKEENGTWDKMYEYMGHESSVNSVCWGPYEFGLILACGSSDGTISLLTFTGDQQWDIKKINNAHTIGCNAVSWAPAVVPGSLIEQPSGQKPNYVKRFVSGGCDNLVKLWKEEDGQWKEDQKLEAHSDWVRDVGWAPSIGLPTSTIASCSQDGRVFIWTCDDPTGNTWTAKLLHKFNDVVWHVSWSITGNILAVSGGDNKVTLWKESMDGQWACISDVSKGQGAVSTITDTQQSEQ, via the exons ATGTGTATTATGTTCCTTGTTTCCGGCGGAGGACTTCCCTTGAAGCTCCAGGCGGAAGCGGCTTCTCTGGCTGGTGCCACGTCGGAATTGCCGGAGAACCCTCTAATTTCTCTCAATTTAATTCAGAAAGGTTTAATTTGGAGGGTGTGTGGACAGTGTGCAGTCATG GTTTCTGTTATCAACACAGTGGACACGTCACACGAAGACATGATC CATGACGCCCAAATGGACTACTATGGCACTCGGCTGGCCACCTGCTCCTCTGACCGAACCCTCAAGATCTTTGATGTCAGGAATGGGGGCCAAATTCTCGTGGCCGACCTCCGAGG TCACGAGGGTCCTGTGTGGCAGGTGGCTTGGGCGCACCCCATGTTTGGTAACATCTTAGCTTCCTGTTCCTATGACCGCAAAGTCATCGTCTGGAAGGAGGAGAACGGCACCTGGGACAAGATGTATGAATACATGGGACACGAGTCGTCAG TCAACTCAGTCTGCTGGGGTCCATATGAATTTGGTCTTATTCTGGCATGCGGCAGCTCCGACGGCACTATTTCGCTTCTGACATTCACGGGAGACCAGCAGTGGGACATCAAGAAGATCAACAATGCACACACG ATTGGCTGTAACGCAGTCAGCTGGGCTCCCGCCGTGGTCCCAGGCAGCCTGATTGAGCAGCCGTCGGGACAGAAACCAAATTACGTCAAACGTTTTGTGTCTGGAGGCTGCGACAACCTGGTCAAACTCTGGAA AGAAGAAGATGGCCAGTGGAAAGAGGACCAGAAACTAGAGGCTCACAGTGACTGGGTGAGAGACGTCGGCTGGGCTCCTTCCATCGGTCTGCCCACCAGCACCATCGCCAGCTGCTCCCAG GACGGACGTGTGTTCATATGGACGTGCGACGACCCGACCGGCAACACGTGGACGGCCAAACTACTGCACAAGTTCAACGACGTTGTGTGGCACGTCAGCTGGTCCATTACCGGGAACATCCTGGCCGTTTCCGGAGGAGACAACAAG GTGACCCTGTGGAAGGAGTCCATGGATGGCCAGTGGGCGTGTATCAGTGATGTCAGCAAAGGCCAGGGCGCCGTCTCCACCATCACAGACACGCAGCAGTCTgagcagtga
- the si:dkey-222f2.1 gene encoding keratin, type II cytoskeletal 8 codes for MSLSRNKRISSSTPVPRRLNGFGTPPVGFSGVSLSSSSLYAGTNGHLHGPGSPLASLSVNKSLLAPLNLEIDPSLSMSRAHEKEQIKSLNNRFASFIDKVRFLEQQNKMLETKLELLQGQGVGRSNVEPLFEAYMAGLRRQMDLVNNDKIKLDGELRNMQGLVEDYKHKYEDEINRRNNLENDFVLLKKDVDSAYLVKADLEDKVGALTDEINFLRNVYEEELRELQASIRDTSVVVQMDNSRSLNMEQIVAEVKAQYEDIAARSREEAEAWYKNKFDQMSVQASQYGDELRIVKGEVGEVNRLISRLQSEIEAVKAQRGSLENQLTESEERGEMAVKEAKARTRDLEDALQRAKQDMARQLREYQDLMNLKLALDIEIATYRKLLEGEEDRLGQQSIINIQAISNYSSRSSNGHYQTAGGSPTPKLLIKTTETRDHSRYSTH; via the exons ATGAGCCTGAGTCGCAACAAGAGGatcagctccagcacccctgtccCCCGCAGGTTGAATGGCTTCGGGACGCCGCCAGTTGGCTTCAGTGGCGTCTCCCTGAGCAGCAGTTCTCTGTACGCAGGCACCAATGGCCACCTCCATGGTCCTGGGTCCCCGCTGGCCTCTTTGTCAGTCAACAAGAGCCTGCTGGCCCCTCTCAACCTGGAGATCGACCCCAGCCTGTCCATGAGCAGAGCGCACGAGAAGGAGCAGATCAAGAGTCTCAACAACCGATTTGCATCCTTCATTGACAAG GTCCGCTTCCTGGAGCAGCAGAATAAAATGCTGGAGACTAAACTGGAGCTGCTTCAAGGTCAAGGGGTGGGTCGCTCCAACGTGGAGCCGTTGTTCGAGGCCTACATGGCCGGCTTGAGGCGCCAGATGGATCTGGTCAACAACGACAAGATCAAGCTGGATGGCGAGCTGAGGAACATGCAGGGTCTGGTGGAGGACTACAAGCACAA ATACGAGGACGAGATCAACAGGAGGAACAACCTGGAGAATGACTTTGTCCTTCTAAAAAAG GACGTGGACTCGGCTTACCTGGTGAAAGCCGATCTGGAAGACAAAGTGGGTGCTTTGACTGATGAGATCAACTTCCTGCGTAATGTCTATGAGGAG GAGCTGCGTGAGCTGCAGGCTAGCATCCGAGACACGTCGGTTGTGGTGCAGATGGACAACAGCCGCAGCCTCAACATGGAGCAGATCGTGGCTGAGGTCAAAGCTCAGTACGAAGACATCGCCGCTCGCAGCCGTGAAGAAGCTGAGGCCTGGTATAAGAACAAA TTCGACCAGATGTCGGTGCAGGCCAGCCAGTACGGAGACGAGCTCCGCATCGTGAAGGGAGAAGTGGGCGAGGTCAACCGACTCATCAGCCGCCTGCAGAGTGAGATCGAGGCGGTCAAAGCTCAG CGTGGGAGTTTGGAAAATCAGCTGACTGAGTCCGAGGAGCGTGGAGAGATGGCTGTCAAAGAGGCCAAAGCCCGCACCAGAGACCTGGAGGACGCACTGCAGCGAGCCAAGCAGGACATGGCCCGGCAGCTGAGAGAGTACCAG GACCTAATGAACCTGAAACTGGCTCTGGACATTGAGATCGCCACCTATAGGAAGCTTCTAGAAGGGGAGGAAGACAG GCTCGGACAGCAGTCCATTATCAACATCCAGGCCATCTCTAACTACA GTAGCAGGAGTTCCAACGGCCACTACCAGACCGCCGGCGGCTCTCCCACTCCGAAGCTACTCATCAAGACCACTGAAACCAGAGACCACAGCAGATACAGCACACACTGA